From a region of the Mycoplasma miroungigenitalium genome:
- the hisS gene encoding histidine--tRNA ligase: MIKKIKGTRDLSPAEMNIHEFIRATFIKAVRNYNFNLIDTPIIEQAQLYKRSVAGSDIVKKEMYEFKDKGEREIALRPEGTAGFVRALIENKWYATLKTTKFAYFGQMFRYEQPQKGRQRQFYQAGVESIGEANVYADAELIILAHSILQILGLSFILKINTIGDLESRNNYQKELKKYLEQYKDQLTEDSKARLEGNVLRILDDKVDGNKDFVKKAPKINKFLSESSKNQFEKLVQILDEAGINYQIDYSLVRGLDYYDETVYEFVSTAQNTGSQSTLIGGGRYSNLIKELDGPDLCASGWGFGVDRTAEILTEQNLEINNDDVEVVDILIASTQEKYLTPLFCLSNELRSYGIKIEYLKDVSKSKKIFDKAKKLGAKYVIFDDLFDNNELIVVKHIETNDRIYFSLTEEGFVDLLDFLAESGLQSVQDLELFLE; the protein is encoded by the coding sequence ATGATTAAAAAGATTAAAGGCACAAGAGATTTATCTCCAGCGGAAATGAATATTCATGAATTTATAAGAGCAACATTTATTAAGGCTGTTAGAAATTACAATTTCAACTTAATTGATACACCAATTATTGAGCAAGCTCAATTATATAAACGTTCGGTAGCAGGTAGCGACATTGTTAAGAAAGAAATGTACGAATTTAAAGACAAAGGTGAAAGAGAAATTGCGTTAAGACCAGAAGGGACAGCTGGTTTCGTAAGAGCTTTAATTGAAAACAAGTGATATGCCACTTTAAAAACCACTAAGTTTGCATATTTTGGTCAGATGTTTAGATATGAGCAACCACAAAAAGGACGTCAAAGACAATTTTATCAAGCTGGCGTTGAATCAATTGGGGAAGCTAATGTTTACGCGGACGCCGAATTAATTATTTTAGCGCACTCAATATTGCAAATTTTAGGATTGAGTTTCATACTGAAAATTAATACAATCGGTGACTTAGAATCAAGAAATAATTATCAAAAGGAATTAAAAAAATATTTGGAACAATATAAAGACCAATTAACGGAAGATTCTAAAGCTCGTTTAGAAGGCAATGTTTTAAGAATTCTGGATGACAAGGTTGATGGAAATAAAGACTTTGTTAAAAAAGCACCTAAAATTAACAAATTTTTATCTGAATCTAGTAAAAATCAATTTGAAAAGTTGGTTCAAATTTTAGATGAAGCAGGAATTAACTATCAAATTGATTACTCATTAGTAAGGGGCCTTGACTATTATGATGAAACTGTTTACGAATTCGTTTCTACCGCTCAAAATACTGGGAGTCAATCAACATTGATTGGCGGAGGTAGATATTCTAATTTAATCAAAGAATTAGATGGACCAGATTTATGCGCTAGCGGTTGAGGGTTTGGTGTTGATAGAACTGCTGAAATTTTAACTGAGCAAAATTTAGAAATCAATAATGATGATGTTGAAGTTGTAGATATTTTGATTGCTTCAACACAGGAAAAATACTTAACCCCTTTATTTTGTTTATCAAACGAATTAAGATCCTATGGCATCAAAATTGAATACTTAAAAGATGTTTCAAAAAGTAAAAAGATTTTTGATAAAGCCAAAAAATTAGGCGCAAAATATGTTATTTTTGACGATTTGTTCGATAATAATGAACTAATTGTTGTAAAACACATTGAGACAAATGACAGGATTTACTTTTCATTAACAGAAGAAGGATTTGTGGATTTACTAGATTTCCTAGCCGAATCTGGATTGCAAAGTGTACAAGACTTAGAATTATTTCTTGAATAA
- a CDS encoding APC family permease — translation MNKINNKQTNTKISTKKKISFFGSMMIVMGSSIGAGIFFKSEEVLQNSRGSLILAIVCWIIASFAVISMALALTEIAGIKNDNLSIIGWNRIFNSRWVHKASKNFMVYLTLPLTFFYMPVYVIMAIQDGAGALANKHALTFGTNYDWLIWLSITTLMGLYFLLLPVLNSKIGSAHNIVVLCIKFLPLVFITIIGFTLAFTGKGGVNEISLGIKQHEFNIKTGSTFIQYGGLGGFIGVFLSVGAIFFAYDGFYIAAGMQSEMKRPEKTSLALSLGLIIVTIIYVAIAISMSINGGSFTNMRGYIENLMGLNPGRIFFGLINIAIAIGVMGIINGFAMWMPRFIESLLAEGELPFWKKSIGKLNPNKPVFGIIYSLIIGLGSNIVFTIIGALLYLPVNESYLIYSSDPFKAMSRLYAFTDLIANWITVFTFVFIAFAILGAIKNKKTNKVKIKHKQRFFNFFAYVTVIFVGLAMLAQTIVPIADFLMVFGFDEISYSLAKNITIAEAHNYYISLIVGRTMLVIMLLIFNALIFLTTVIEDKIHIKKFGTLDNYRNYRDDLLNLKNQE, via the coding sequence ATGAACAAAATAAATAATAAACAAACAAACACCAAAATATCTACTAAGAAAAAAATTAGTTTTTTTGGTTCGATGATGATTGTTATGGGCAGTTCAATTGGAGCTGGAATTTTCTTCAAATCAGAAGAAGTTTTACAAAATTCAAGAGGTTCATTAATTTTGGCGATTGTGTGTTGAATCATTGCTTCATTTGCGGTTATTTCAATGGCTTTAGCACTTACGGAAATAGCAGGAATTAAAAACGATAATTTATCAATAATTGGATGAAATAGAATCTTTAATTCAAGATGGGTTCATAAAGCAAGCAAAAATTTCATGGTTTATCTAACTTTACCACTAACTTTTTTTTATATGCCTGTGTATGTAATAATGGCAATTCAAGATGGCGCTGGGGCATTAGCAAATAAACATGCATTAACATTTGGTACAAATTATGACTGGCTTATATGACTTTCAATTACAACATTGATGGGATTATATTTCTTATTGCTCCCTGTGTTAAATTCGAAAATTGGTAGCGCACACAATATTGTTGTTTTATGCATTAAGTTTTTACCACTGGTTTTTATTACTATAATTGGTTTTACGCTTGCTTTTACTGGTAAAGGTGGTGTAAACGAAATAAGTTTGGGCATTAAACAACATGAATTTAATATTAAAACTGGTAGCACATTTATTCAGTATGGTGGTCTAGGTGGATTTATTGGAGTATTTCTATCAGTTGGCGCAATATTTTTTGCTTATGATGGTTTTTATATTGCTGCGGGGATGCAAAGTGAAATGAAGCGTCCTGAAAAAACTTCATTAGCTTTATCTTTGGGATTGATTATTGTAACAATTATTTATGTAGCAATTGCTATTTCAATGTCAATTAACGGCGGGTCATTTACAAACATGAGAGGTTATATCGAAAACTTAATGGGTTTAAATCCCGGACGAATATTTTTTGGTTTAATAAATATTGCAATCGCTATCGGCGTTATGGGAATAATAAATGGCTTTGCAATGTGAATGCCAAGATTTATTGAATCGCTACTAGCTGAGGGTGAATTACCGTTTTGAAAAAAATCTATCGGAAAACTCAATCCAAACAAACCTGTTTTTGGCATAATATACTCATTAATAATTGGATTGGGTTCAAATATTGTATTTACTATTATTGGTGCTCTGCTATATCTCCCGGTTAATGAATCATACTTAATTTATAGTAGCGATCCATTTAAAGCAATGTCTAGATTATATGCTTTTACAGATTTAATAGCTAACTGAATAACTGTGTTCACTTTTGTTTTTATTGCTTTTGCAATACTCGGAGCAATAAAAAATAAAAAAACAAATAAAGTAAAAATTAAACACAAACAACGTTTTTTCAATTTCTTTGCCTACGTAACTGTAATTTTTGTTGGACTTGCAATGTTAGCCCAAACAATCGTACCTATTGCTGACTTCTTAATGGTGTTTGGTTTTGATGAAATATCTTATTCTTTAGCAAAAAATATAACAATAGCCGAAGCACACAATTACTATATTTCATTGATAGTTGGTCGAACCATGTTGGTTATTATGTTATTAATTTTTAACGCACTTATATTTTTAACTACAGTGATTGAGGACAAAATTCATATTAAAAAATTCGGAACTCTTGATAATTACAGGAATTATAGGGACGATCTGTTGAATTTAAAAAACCAGGAATAA
- the msrB gene encoding peptide-methionine (R)-S-oxide reductase MsrB yields the protein MNKTIYLAGGCFWGIEAYFSRVSGVIDAVSGYANGLDENATYKNLKNTLHAETVKVVYDSNSVSLGELLLHFFRLIDPESLNKQGNDIGTQYRTGVYYTKDEDKIFIEKIFDTKKKIFKNFCVELQPLKHFVVAEDYHQDYLDKNPSGYCHVDLNTDYNLDENENKILKQINNELNLSSLSFDVLKNNATERPYTSGLNKEYRRGIYVEQISGEALFSSSDKFDAGCGWPSFSKPISKDSVEYLEDNSHNMVRTEVRSGVGNNHLGHVFNDGPEDKGGLRYCINGAALKFVPYEEMDEAGYSEYKKYCE from the coding sequence ATGAATAAAACTATTTATTTAGCTGGGGGTTGTTTCTGAGGAATTGAAGCCTATTTTTCAAGAGTGTCAGGAGTAATAGATGCAGTTTCTGGGTATGCAAATGGATTAGATGAAAATGCAACATATAAAAATTTAAAAAATACCCTGCATGCCGAAACCGTGAAGGTTGTATACGACTCAAATTCAGTATCGTTGGGAGAATTATTGCTTCATTTCTTTAGATTAATAGATCCCGAATCTTTGAATAAACAAGGAAATGACATCGGTACACAATATAGAACCGGAGTTTATTACACCAAAGATGAAGATAAAATATTTATTGAAAAAATATTTGACACAAAAAAGAAAATTTTTAAGAATTTTTGTGTTGAACTGCAACCATTAAAACATTTCGTTGTGGCAGAAGATTATCACCAAGATTATTTAGATAAAAATCCTAGTGGTTATTGCCACGTGGACTTAAATACTGATTATAATCTTGATGAAAACGAAAATAAAATTTTGAAACAAATAAACAATGAGCTTAATTTATCATCATTAAGTTTTGATGTGTTAAAAAATAATGCTACAGAAAGACCGTATACATCTGGATTGAACAAAGAATATAGACGAGGTATTTATGTTGAGCAAATTAGTGGTGAAGCATTATTCTCATCGAGCGATAAATTCGATGCCGGCTGTGGATGACCAAGTTTTTCTAAACCTATTTCGAAAGACAGTGTTGAATATTTAGAAGATAATTCACACAACATGGTACGTACAGAGGTGAGATCTGGTGTGGGAAATAATCATCTTGGTCACGTGTTTAACGATGGCCCCGAAGACAAGGGTGGATTAAGATATTGCATTAATGGCGCAGCATTAAAGTTTGTTCCATATGAAGAAATGGATGAAGCGGGATATTCAGAATATAAAAAATATTGTGAATAA
- a CDS encoding phosphopentomutase, with protein MAKFNRIFMIVTDGLGIGPDRDQTAFGDKGANTILSASKSAMFFIDNWKKLGIGNVTTLEGNYHVRKPLAYMSRIQEVSNAKDTLAGHWEMMGIKTLVPFPTFTENGFPEDLVAELSKAFDGRKIICNRSGSGTEIIDEFAQEQKETGAIIIYTSMDSVLQIAAHEEWIGLDNLYRYGKAAREICSSRPEWNVGRIIVRPFITDENGKYKRTFNRHDYANQPRELILNDLQRAGVEVVAVGKINDIFVGQGVSRAIHSDGDAHAMDITIEEAMKDTVDKFIFTNLVQFDSHYGHRRDVDGYASNIALLDSKIGALINAMKEDDLLIMTSDHGNDPLYPGFNHTREMLPLTIFSKSFKSPKVLKDVEGLGTTGNIVARNWNCPIVTETGDDIFDQLV; from the coding sequence ATGGCAAAATTTAATCGTATTTTTATGATCGTTACAGACGGTTTGGGAATTGGCCCTGACCGCGATCAAACAGCATTTGGTGATAAAGGCGCTAACACCATTTTATCTGCTTCAAAAAGCGCAATGTTTTTCATAGATAATTGAAAAAAACTTGGTATCGGTAATGTAACCACATTAGAAGGAAATTACCATGTACGTAAACCATTGGCATACATGTCAAGAATTCAAGAAGTTTCAAATGCTAAAGACACTTTGGCAGGTCACTGAGAAATGATGGGTATCAAAACATTAGTTCCATTCCCAACATTTACCGAAAATGGTTTCCCAGAAGACTTAGTTGCTGAATTATCAAAAGCATTTGACGGACGTAAAATTATTTGCAACAGAAGCGGTTCCGGTACAGAAATCATCGACGAATTTGCTCAAGAACAAAAAGAAACTGGAGCAATTATTATTTATACTTCAATGGACTCAGTTCTACAAATTGCTGCTCATGAAGAATGAATCGGATTAGACAATTTATACCGTTATGGAAAAGCAGCTAGAGAAATTTGTTCATCTAGACCAGAATGAAATGTTGGTAGAATTATTGTTAGACCTTTCATTACAGATGAAAATGGAAAATACAAGAGAACATTTAATCGTCACGATTACGCAAACCAACCTCGTGAATTGATTCTAAACGATTTACAAAGAGCTGGTGTTGAAGTCGTTGCTGTTGGTAAAATTAATGATATCTTTGTTGGTCAAGGTGTTTCAAGAGCTATCCATTCAGATGGGGATGCTCACGCAATGGATATCACAATTGAAGAAGCAATGAAAGACACAGTTGACAAATTTATTTTCACAAACTTAGTTCAATTTGACTCACACTATGGACACCGTAGAGATGTGGACGGTTATGCTTCAAACATTGCTTTATTAGACTCAAAAATCGGGGCTTTAATTAATGCAATGAAAGAAGATGATTTATTGATCATGACATCAGACCATGGTAATGACCCATTATATCCTGGTTTCAACCACACAAGAGAAATGCTGCCTTTAACTATATTCTCTAAATCATTTAAATCTCCAAAAGTATTAAAAGATGTTGAGGGATTAGGAACAACTGGTAACATAGTTGCAAGAAACTGAAATTGTCCTATTGTTACTGAAACCGGTGATGACATTTTCGATCAATTAGTTTAA
- a CDS encoding DHH family phosphoesterase, which yields MENTGTWQDAAKKLEQYDSIVIFHHIRPDGDCLGSQFGLRELLRENYPNKKVYAIGNSSGLFSNFLDLDFDEIPSDEILKKSLGVVVDANQKERIFNREVLDKNLFAETLRIDHHPNEDDLDKVTVWLEENRIAAAEMIAELAFQMKWKITEKAANFVFLGIVTDSGRFQFSDTSARTHELVAHLYKNNLNAEKIFLGLAQTSLEDLKVQSTLMSSLKTKGQVAYIQVDYKTTANLGKKPNDMARPNMIGNIKGYPIWVSFNEEENGMIRCEYRSNGPIVRNVALKWGGGGHDRASGSMISTFDDVEKVIDDCNEEVLRWQKENK from the coding sequence ATGGAAAATACAGGCACATGACAAGATGCCGCTAAAAAATTAGAACAATATGACTCAATCGTAATTTTTCACCACATTCGTCCTGACGGAGACTGTTTAGGAAGTCAATTTGGTCTTAGAGAATTATTAAGGGAAAATTACCCAAATAAAAAAGTTTATGCTATCGGAAATTCAAGCGGTTTATTTAGTAACTTTTTAGATTTAGATTTCGACGAAATACCATCAGATGAAATTTTGAAAAAATCGCTTGGTGTCGTTGTTGACGCAAACCAAAAAGAAAGAATTTTTAATCGTGAAGTTTTAGATAAAAATTTATTTGCTGAAACATTAAGAATTGACCATCATCCAAATGAAGATGATTTAGATAAAGTTACTGTTTGATTAGAAGAAAACAGAATTGCAGCTGCTGAAATGATTGCTGAATTAGCATTTCAAATGAAATGAAAAATTACAGAAAAAGCCGCAAATTTTGTGTTTCTTGGAATAGTTACTGATTCTGGTAGATTCCAGTTCTCAGATACTTCTGCAAGAACTCACGAATTAGTTGCGCACTTATATAAAAATAATTTAAACGCAGAAAAAATATTCCTTGGACTTGCACAAACAAGTTTAGAAGACTTAAAAGTTCAATCAACTTTAATGTCATCACTAAAAACAAAAGGTCAAGTTGCATATATTCAGGTTGATTACAAAACGACAGCAAATCTAGGTAAAAAACCTAACGATATGGCTCGTCCAAATATGATTGGTAATATTAAGGGATACCCAATTTGAGTTTCGTTTAACGAAGAAGAAAACGGTATGATTCGTTGTGAATACCGTTCGAACGGACCAATCGTTAGAAACGTTGCTTTAAAATGAGGCGGCGGAGGACACGACCGCGCTTCAGGTTCGATGATTTCAACTTTTGATGACGTTGAAAAAGTTATCGATGACTGTAATGAAGAAGTATTACGTTGACAAAAAGAAAATAAATAG
- a CDS encoding DHH family phosphoesterase encodes MKIGSSLVAIEAIKKYKNIVIFHHVRPDGDCLGSQHGLAQMIKDNFPEKNVFTPGDNNDTYNFMNYQFDTVENIDFNDSLAIVVDASSSDRIQNGDLLLTDKFTAKLRIDHHPNGSDVEYDYLFVDEHYVAAAEQVAQIAFDAGWKVSEKAAKHTFLGIVTDSGRFMYADTSPRTYRLAAFLQEQGGIDPSQLHRELGKRTVKDIKYSGYILSNFKKQGRVLYFLATKAVQEEFGFNDLKAAVSVNELANIEDNACWAFFVEQADGSVRCRLRSNGPLVNEVANKYEGGGHANAAGCTIKSFDEVDQVVRELNDAITRWEAK; translated from the coding sequence ATGAAAATAGGATCAAGTTTGGTTGCTATTGAAGCAATCAAAAAATACAAGAATATTGTCATTTTTCATCATGTTCGTCCCGATGGAGACTGTTTAGGTTCTCAACACGGATTAGCACAAATGATTAAAGATAATTTTCCTGAAAAAAATGTTTTTACACCCGGTGATAATAACGATACTTACAATTTTATGAATTATCAATTTGACACTGTGGAAAACATCGATTTCAATGATTCGTTAGCAATTGTTGTTGATGCATCAAGTTCAGATCGTATTCAAAACGGTGATTTATTATTAACTGATAAATTTACTGCCAAATTAAGAATTGATCATCACCCAAACGGTAGTGATGTTGAATACGATTATCTTTTCGTTGATGAGCACTATGTTGCTGCGGCGGAACAAGTTGCACAAATTGCTTTTGACGCAGGTTGAAAAGTTAGCGAAAAAGCTGCTAAACACACATTTTTAGGAATAGTTACCGATTCTGGAAGATTCATGTATGCAGACACATCACCTAGAACATATAGATTGGCCGCATTCCTACAAGAACAAGGCGGAATTGACCCTTCTCAATTGCACAGAGAATTAGGAAAAAGAACAGTAAAGGATATTAAATATTCTGGTTACATTCTTTCTAATTTTAAAAAGCAAGGAAGAGTACTTTATTTTCTAGCAACTAAAGCCGTTCAAGAAGAATTTGGTTTTAATGACCTTAAAGCGGCAGTTTCAGTAAATGAATTAGCAAATATAGAAGATAACGCATGTTGAGCATTTTTTGTCGAACAAGCAGACGGTTCAGTTCGTTGTAGATTGCGGTCAAATGGACCGTTAGTTAATGAGGTTGCTAATAAATATGAAGGTGGCGGACACGCCAATGCTGCTGGATGTACAATAAAATCATTTGACGAAGTTGACCAAGTGGTTCGTGAATTAAATGATGCAATTACAAGATGGGAGGCTAAATAG
- the recO gene encoding DNA repair protein RecO: MAETIEKVIVINISDSPTGSSDGLVDFFGPSGPIRLLAKGINKPESKNRANLLLGSCVEIEYFKARQKGSIGRLKKSTTLYSLDYSNNLNLVFLTRCLKIFKSLKSKSLPVYNAYFQIIHRLGEGLNKRLLLFILAQSLSYFGIAPITSKCCACSGSYDLCDFSYYEGGFLCSKHSTSQRWNKELKSIYYLFSDLDKFLSMSNDAITNYLYAELLDHLEHNGINIEFLRN, encoded by the coding sequence ATGGCCGAAACAATCGAAAAAGTAATTGTAATTAATATTTCGGATTCTCCAACAGGTTCATCGGATGGGCTTGTTGATTTTTTCGGACCCAGTGGCCCCATCAGACTATTGGCAAAAGGGATTAATAAACCCGAATCAAAAAATAGAGCTAATTTATTATTGGGCTCGTGTGTAGAAATTGAATATTTTAAAGCGAGACAAAAAGGATCAATCGGAAGGTTAAAGAAATCGACAACATTATACTCGTTGGATTACTCAAACAATTTAAACCTAGTTTTTTTAACTAGATGTTTAAAAATCTTTAAATCACTAAAGTCAAAATCTTTACCAGTTTATAATGCATATTTTCAAATTATCCATCGATTAGGTGAAGGGTTAAATAAAAGGCTATTGCTATTTATTCTTGCACAATCGCTGAGTTATTTTGGTATTGCTCCAATAACATCTAAGTGTTGTGCATGCTCAGGTTCTTATGATTTATGTGATTTTAGCTATTATGAAGGTGGTTTTTTATGTTCGAAACACAGCACGAGTCAAAGATGAAACAAAGAATTAAAATCAATTTATTATTTATTTAGCGACTTGGATAAATTTTTATCTATGTCAAACGATGCGATAACAAATTATCTATATGCAGAATTATTAGATCATTTGGAACATAATGGTATTAACATTGAGTTTTTAAGAAATTAA
- a CDS encoding DAK2 domain-containing protein, which translates to MINKLDGKIFYDLCLSGANNLINNKNKIDALNVFPVPDGDTGTNMSSTVKSAIDGINRDSSDLGLVSQKFSKSMLFGARGNSGVILSQIFKGFSIAFEGKTSVDIEGLLNGFKKATEKAYGSVLKPIEGTILTVIRETTEELEKIVDKKTTFEVFFELAEKFARKSCDNTPNKLKILREVGVTDSGGEGFYSIIVGMNSFLKGQPIQIVENNSSTDSFIQSGEVYEGEFGYCTEFIIELNEVSEFKKSQFEKSVGKIATSLVVVQDNEIVKVHGHTLKPGELLNFGQKYGEFIKIKSENMSLQAEQARNKNVIISSNDEDEKECAIISCNLGNGIISRMKELGCDAIVESGQTQNPSAQDIVDAINSVNAKNVFVLPNNSNIFLAAEQAGKIINNKNVYIIQSKSQLQGISAMLNFNHESSAEENLDLLSEAIKTVQTGEITQATRTTKLNNVKIKEGHFIGLTDHKIVTCQPSYIEATKDLLKKTIKPDHELITIYYGNDISEMDANEIQNFIESRYDVEVEVVNGAQPNYHFIIGFE; encoded by the coding sequence ATGATTAATAAATTAGACGGTAAAATTTTCTATGATCTGTGTTTATCAGGTGCAAATAACTTGATAAATAATAAAAATAAAATCGATGCTTTGAATGTCTTCCCAGTCCCAGATGGCGACACAGGAACAAATATGTCATCGACAGTTAAGTCAGCAATTGACGGTATTAATCGAGATTCAAGTGATTTGGGATTGGTCTCTCAAAAATTCAGTAAAAGTATGCTATTTGGTGCTCGTGGAAACTCGGGAGTTATTTTAAGTCAAATTTTCAAAGGTTTCTCAATCGCGTTTGAAGGAAAAACAAGCGTTGACATTGAAGGGCTACTAAATGGATTTAAAAAAGCTACCGAAAAAGCATATGGTTCAGTGTTAAAACCAATTGAAGGTACAATCCTAACCGTAATAAGAGAAACAACTGAAGAACTAGAAAAAATTGTAGACAAGAAAACAACATTCGAGGTATTTTTTGAATTAGCTGAAAAATTTGCAAGAAAATCTTGTGATAACACACCAAATAAATTAAAAATTCTGCGCGAGGTCGGCGTAACTGACTCTGGCGGGGAAGGGTTTTACTCAATAATCGTAGGGATGAACTCTTTCTTAAAAGGTCAACCAATCCAAATAGTAGAAAATAATTCATCAACAGATTCATTTATTCAAAGTGGTGAAGTATATGAAGGAGAATTCGGTTATTGCACAGAGTTTATTATTGAATTAAATGAAGTAAGCGAATTCAAAAAATCTCAATTCGAAAAATCTGTTGGTAAAATTGCTACAAGTTTAGTTGTTGTACAAGACAACGAAATTGTAAAGGTTCATGGACACACATTAAAACCAGGCGAATTATTGAATTTTGGTCAAAAATATGGAGAATTCATCAAAATCAAATCAGAAAATATGAGTTTACAAGCTGAACAAGCAAGAAACAAAAATGTAATTATTAGTTCAAACGACGAAGACGAAAAAGAATGCGCGATTATTTCATGTAACCTGGGTAACGGCATTATTTCGAGAATGAAAGAATTGGGTTGTGATGCAATTGTTGAAAGCGGTCAAACACAAAACCCATCAGCACAAGATATTGTTGACGCAATTAATTCAGTTAATGCTAAAAACGTTTTCGTTTTACCTAACAACTCAAATATCTTTCTAGCTGCTGAACAAGCCGGAAAAATTATTAATAATAAAAACGTTTATATTATTCAATCAAAGAGTCAACTTCAAGGAATAAGTGCTATGCTGAACTTCAATCACGAGTCAAGCGCAGAAGAAAACTTAGATTTATTATCGGAAGCTATTAAAACAGTTCAAACGGGCGAAATAACACAAGCCACAAGAACAACAAAACTTAACAATGTGAAGATTAAAGAAGGCCATTTTATCGGTTTAACAGACCATAAAATTGTTACATGTCAGCCTTCATACATTGAGGCAACTAAAGATTTACTAAAGAAAACAATTAAACCAGATCATGAATTAATAACTATTTATTACGGGAATGATATCTCAGAAATGGATGCAAACGAAATTCAAAACTTTATCGAAAGTCGTTACGATGTAGAGGTTGAAGTTGTAAATGGAGCACAACCAAATTACCACTTCATCATAGGATTTGAATAA